A portion of the Streptomyces rishiriensis genome contains these proteins:
- a CDS encoding NUDIX hydrolase → MSSSLPPSAQVASQSALSAAQYAATRHAVWLGAAAIITDQVGRVLLVHPTYHEDDRWLLPGGVVEPGEHPLDTCRREITEELGLPNLPLTGVLAVHSLSSHHADLRPGMPCPGEIRYVFDGGTLTADQVEAICLPREELSEFAFFETRDAVQRLRSVDGQIMLAAYRARLGNTATAHLADGRHILDVPALDHHDVHVRYRPLWDSPLNRGPVPERLPVQQAWGWCFVPDGRVVLVADPGPRGALPMLPGGTVKETDRTPEDTLHREAAEEAQLTLTDPVRLGWVLDETGEAYSGVGPNARLRLAARVTDVGSTAVDPATDHPFARLLATPAQAAALLGWGPPGARQAGLAAETARERWGLPVASAAAIEEVPAEGMRLN, encoded by the coding sequence ATGTCCTCCTCCCTCCCCCCGTCAGCACAAGTTGCCTCACAGTCCGCCCTGTCAGCAGCGCAGTACGCCGCAACCCGTCACGCGGTGTGGCTCGGCGCCGCCGCAATCATCACCGACCAGGTCGGCCGCGTTCTGTTGGTCCACCCCACCTACCACGAGGACGACAGGTGGCTGCTGCCCGGAGGCGTCGTTGAACCCGGCGAGCATCCCTTGGACACCTGCCGGCGCGAGATCACCGAGGAACTGGGTCTGCCGAACCTGCCCCTGACGGGCGTGCTCGCCGTCCACTCCCTCTCGTCACACCACGCCGACCTCCGGCCCGGCATGCCCTGCCCCGGAGAGATCCGGTACGTCTTCGACGGGGGAACCCTCACCGCCGACCAGGTCGAGGCGATCTGCCTGCCGCGCGAGGAACTGTCTGAGTTCGCCTTCTTCGAGACCCGAGACGCGGTGCAGCGGCTGCGCTCCGTGGACGGGCAGATCATGCTCGCCGCCTACCGTGCCCGGCTGGGGAACACCGCCACCGCGCACCTCGCCGACGGCCGGCACATTCTCGACGTCCCGGCGCTAGACCACCATGACGTCCACGTCCGCTACCGCCCCCTGTGGGACAGCCCCCTCAACCGCGGCCCCGTGCCCGAGCGGCTCCCCGTGCAGCAAGCGTGGGGGTGGTGCTTCGTTCCCGACGGCAGGGTCGTCCTCGTTGCCGATCCTGGTCCCCGGGGTGCCCTGCCGATGCTGCCCGGCGGCACCGTAAAGGAGACGGACAGGACGCCCGAGGACACCCTCCACCGGGAAGCCGCCGAGGAAGCCCAGCTCACACTGACCGATCCGGTGCGACTGGGCTGGGTGCTCGACGAGACCGGAGAGGCTTACAGCGGAGTGGGGCCCAACGCCCGGCTCCGCCTCGCCGCGCGGGTGACCGACGTAGGGTCGACGGCCGTCGACCCCGCCACAGACCACCCCTTCGCACGGCTGCTTGCCACCCCGGCCCAGGCAGCCGCCCTGCTGGGATGGGGCCCGCCCGGAGCGCGGCAAGCGGGACTCGCTGCCGAGACCGCGCGGGAGCGCTGGGGCTTGCCTGTCGCTTCCGCAGCCGCGATCGAGGAAGTCCCTGCAGAGGGGATGCGGCTGAACTGA
- a CDS encoding ABC transporter ATP-binding protein: MKRFFGKVRMAEPQVSEAERELFGGPLRYDMGWSQHEHAGLDLTMRSALRQMPRLVGAALRMAWSADRRALVAVAISELGQGIAAAVGLLAVNAVMHALLGGGDAVERLHALLPGLLAAAGVAVVNSALAGWSTSRAGRLEPKVERIATTQYLAAATAVELEAIDDPDFRRLIDIAQYGPASARRMIGACVSALNSSISLIATAGVLTVLHPALLPMLLVIAAPRGWGAMRVAQERYVSMMSWIEHLRASRLIGNLLTERTASLEVRIHAVGPFLLDRYRRMAASAESEQERLASSKAVTEWVASALSGLAMAGTYGTMIWLIMAGHMSLAVAGTAVIAVRTGSASLGALVMNINQLHEESLYVRDHGQFLVEAAQRAIPQTGSPVPTQVKQVSLEHVTYRYPDRDTPALDDVTLTFPMGSVIAVVGENGSGKSTLMKILSGLLLPHAGSVKWGEFDVCELERSQVFDRVSLLTQDFQRWPVTAAMNIRIGRPGHDASMHDLQTSVDYAGAGSVTAKLPNGLDSMLGRMFRGAIELSGGEWQKVGLARTHWRSSTSQADSVLIVDEPTSALDPEAEIAAFDRIRRLAAPHRAVVLVTHRMSGVRHADHIYVLNHGRLAEHGTHDDLIAARGRYAAMFDTQAAQYAPTPNVPKPASPSVVDKA; encoded by the coding sequence GTGAAGCGATTCTTCGGCAAGGTCCGCATGGCGGAGCCCCAGGTGTCCGAGGCAGAACGCGAGCTCTTCGGCGGGCCGTTGCGCTACGACATGGGCTGGTCCCAACACGAGCACGCGGGCCTGGACTTGACCATGCGATCAGCGCTGCGCCAGATGCCCAGACTCGTCGGTGCTGCCCTGCGGATGGCCTGGAGCGCGGATCGCCGCGCCCTCGTGGCAGTGGCGATCAGCGAACTCGGCCAGGGCATCGCCGCCGCGGTCGGCCTGCTTGCCGTCAACGCGGTCATGCACGCGCTGTTAGGGGGCGGAGACGCTGTCGAGCGGCTGCACGCCTTGCTGCCGGGACTGCTCGCCGCCGCCGGCGTCGCCGTCGTCAACTCCGCCCTGGCCGGCTGGTCGACCTCTCGGGCTGGCCGCCTGGAGCCAAAGGTCGAGCGGATCGCCACCACCCAGTACCTGGCCGCGGCCACCGCCGTCGAACTCGAAGCCATCGACGACCCGGACTTCCGTCGTCTGATCGACATCGCCCAGTACGGGCCCGCCTCCGCGCGCCGCATGATCGGCGCCTGTGTCTCCGCGCTGAACAGCAGTATCTCGCTGATCGCCACGGCCGGTGTGCTCACCGTCCTGCATCCAGCGCTGCTGCCCATGCTGCTGGTCATCGCCGCACCCCGCGGGTGGGGCGCCATGCGGGTGGCCCAGGAACGCTACGTGTCGATGATGAGCTGGATCGAGCACCTGCGGGCCAGCCGCCTCATCGGCAACCTCCTCACCGAACGCACCGCCTCACTAGAAGTTCGCATCCACGCCGTGGGTCCCTTCCTCCTCGACCGGTACCGGCGCATGGCCGCCAGCGCCGAATCGGAACAGGAACGTCTGGCCTCCAGCAAGGCCGTCACCGAATGGGTCGCCTCCGCACTGTCCGGACTGGCAATGGCCGGCACCTACGGCACCATGATCTGGCTGATCATGGCCGGGCACATGAGCCTTGCCGTCGCAGGCACTGCCGTGATCGCGGTACGGACCGGGTCAGCGAGCCTGGGTGCCCTGGTCATGAACATCAACCAACTGCACGAAGAGTCCCTCTACGTCCGGGACCACGGGCAGTTCCTGGTCGAAGCTGCGCAACGCGCCATCCCCCAGACCGGCAGTCCCGTCCCCACCCAGGTCAAGCAGGTCTCCCTGGAACACGTCACCTACCGGTATCCCGACCGAGATACACCGGCCCTAGACGACGTGACGCTGACCTTCCCCATGGGGTCGGTCATCGCCGTGGTGGGCGAGAACGGCTCCGGCAAAAGCACCTTGATGAAGATCCTCTCCGGTCTACTCCTCCCTCACGCCGGGTCGGTGAAGTGGGGCGAGTTCGACGTCTGCGAGCTGGAGCGCTCTCAAGTCTTCGACCGCGTCTCGCTTCTCACCCAGGACTTCCAGCGCTGGCCCGTGACCGCCGCGATGAACATCCGCATCGGCCGCCCCGGCCACGACGCCTCGATGCATGACCTGCAAACGTCCGTCGACTACGCCGGAGCCGGATCCGTCACCGCCAAACTCCCCAACGGCCTGGACAGCATGCTCGGCCGCATGTTCCGCGGAGCCATCGAACTCTCCGGCGGCGAATGGCAGAAGGTGGGCCTAGCCCGCACCCACTGGCGCAGCTCAACATCGCAGGCGGACAGCGTCCTCATTGTCGACGAGCCGACCTCCGCGCTCGACCCCGAAGCCGAGATCGCTGCCTTCGACCGCATCCGCCGCCTCGCCGCCCCGCACCGGGCCGTCGTTCTGGTCACCCACCGCATGTCCGGCGTCCGGCATGCCGACCACATCTACGTCCTCAATCACGGGCGCCTCGCCGAGCACGGCACGCACGACGACCTCATCGCCGCACGTGGCCGATATGCCGCCATGTTCGACACACAGGCCGCCCAGTACGCCCCGACCCCGAACGTCCCGAAGCCTGCTTCGCCCAGCGTCGTAGACAAGGCATGA
- a CDS encoding NUDIX domain-containing protein, whose protein sequence is MSDARHLLIADVAQVLLRSNGAALCVRRKPEAALAPGQLTIVGGHLEAGEPLDHAARREAEEETGVRISAEQQEFCGLIHHHESGDGPDRVTAVFVAQSWAGEPHNAEPDKHEGLFWVSMEMPPPDCHPYTNAIFHMITHGPSYRALNWPTQGGSE, encoded by the coding sequence GTGAGTGACGCGCGTCACCTGCTGATCGCTGACGTGGCCCAAGTCCTGCTCCGCTCGAACGGCGCAGCCCTGTGCGTACGTCGCAAACCGGAGGCCGCCCTCGCACCGGGACAACTCACCATCGTTGGTGGCCATCTGGAAGCCGGCGAACCGCTCGACCACGCCGCGCGGCGCGAAGCGGAAGAAGAGACGGGGGTTCGCATCAGCGCCGAGCAACAGGAGTTCTGCGGCCTCATTCACCACCACGAATCCGGCGACGGCCCGGACCGGGTCACCGCCGTCTTCGTCGCCCAGTCCTGGGCGGGCGAGCCGCACAACGCCGAGCCGGACAAGCACGAGGGCTTGTTCTGGGTGTCGATGGAGATGCCCCCGCCGGACTGCCACCCGTACACCAACGCCATCTTCCACATGATCACCCACGGCCCGTCCTACCGGGCTCTGAACTGGCCGACGCAGGGAGGCAGCGAGTGA
- a CDS encoding phosphotransferase enzyme family protein: MTDSARLPSPLHAWVESVLGPLDDVRDSSHDRDNSQVWRVTGPTGYHYVKVAPKPVLYTRETRAYRVAVPHLGHGNAPVLRDRSAELLALILTAVDGEPLKEDESPARRRTAHRQAGQLLRRFHDAMTGPLVQPEADTVVENTVAGLDKHLAKAGDHLSTTEADLLRHLVDALPGCGPLPAGWRHGDFWERNLLWNGQRCTLIDFERSEPGPHVTDFVKLATSLWPDHPELRTALFEGYGRPLSEAEEYALTAFAAADAASALAYGPRHGDPLVTARGRRTVERLLQESRL, encoded by the coding sequence ATGACGGACTCCGCTCGTCTTCCCTCCCCGCTCCACGCCTGGGTGGAGAGCGTGCTGGGCCCCCTGGACGATGTGCGGGACTCCTCGCACGACCGCGACAACTCCCAGGTATGGAGGGTGACTGGACCCACCGGCTACCACTACGTGAAAGTGGCGCCCAAACCGGTCCTGTATACGCGCGAGACCCGTGCCTACCGGGTGGCCGTTCCTCACCTCGGTCACGGCAATGCCCCGGTGCTGCGCGACCGTTCCGCGGAGCTGCTCGCCCTCATCCTGACCGCCGTGGACGGCGAGCCGTTGAAGGAGGATGAGTCACCCGCGCGCCGCCGCACGGCTCACCGGCAAGCCGGGCAGCTCCTGCGCCGCTTCCACGACGCCATGACCGGCCCCCTCGTCCAGCCGGAAGCCGACACAGTCGTCGAGAACACAGTGGCCGGCCTGGACAAACACCTCGCCAAGGCCGGCGACCACCTGTCCACTACGGAAGCCGACCTGCTGCGGCACCTGGTGGACGCGCTGCCCGGCTGCGGACCGCTACCGGCCGGGTGGCGGCACGGGGACTTCTGGGAGCGCAACCTGCTCTGGAACGGCCAGCGCTGCACCCTGATCGACTTCGAACGCAGTGAACCGGGCCCCCATGTCACCGACTTCGTCAAACTCGCCACCTCGCTGTGGCCGGACCATCCCGAACTGCGGACCGCCCTGTTCGAGGGGTACGGCCGGCCTCTATCCGAGGCAGAGGAATACGCGCTGACAGCGTTCGCAGCAGCTGACGCCGCCAGCGCCCTCGCCTACGGCCCCCGGCACGGCGATCCGCTTGTGACCGCGCGCGGCCGGCGCACCGTCGAACGCCTGCTACAGGAGAGCCGTCTGTGA
- the fxlM gene encoding methyltransferase, FxLD system translates to MPPDRWQQHNITFPDRQTARRAAADRIAPVLLKAEGQQLTGWWFMNKQPWPLRYLADRPVPAVTAVLDSLVRDNIAQSWTTGIYEPETDAFGGAAAMTAAHALFHEDSRHLLNYRPWPRTLGRRETAVLLMCSLMRAANLDWFEQGDAWAKAAALRPGPGAPVLERSLALPAAMQTLMSAEALSLCRAGGPLDGHTEWIAAFERAGTTLAYLALQGELTRGLRAVIAHHVIFHANRAGLPTADQHTLFHIAREAVMRSSDNTASTAVTGSQADSVGAVNTATLTAPEADEAARLRNTLVDKIQANGHARTPAVETALRTVPRHLFVPQAPLSDAYANAPVNIKYDTDGTSISCASQPDVVALMLDQLQAQPGERILELGAGTGYNAALIGHIVGPDGHVTTLDVDDDLVQGAREHLAATGFTHVEALTRDGALGHAEGAPYDRIIATVGAHGIPHAWLAQLAPGGRLVTPQRLKGSVSRSIVYKERDGRWLSCGSQMNTFMPLRRGIADDDRRIVPLTADGTVRLQAPAGQQIDADALTGVLDEPRIEERTGMTVRAMESPEWMELFVSCSLPCGLIRMLFPATAKGTVLTEDPYPSSTAAVDKGAVTYLARRPSEKKTPEGGKLWEFGVIGHGPGSEELVAKVADAIRTWDRAYRGREATFEILPLDGPAIEPQPGVFLLNTPLNRVLVTWQ, encoded by the coding sequence ATGCCCCCCGACCGCTGGCAGCAGCACAACATCACCTTCCCCGACCGGCAGACCGCGCGGCGAGCCGCCGCCGACCGCATCGCACCGGTACTCCTCAAGGCAGAAGGCCAGCAGCTCACCGGCTGGTGGTTCATGAACAAGCAGCCCTGGCCCCTGCGATACCTCGCCGACCGCCCGGTCCCGGCCGTGACGGCGGTGCTGGACAGCCTGGTCCGCGACAACATCGCGCAGTCCTGGACGACCGGCATCTACGAACCGGAGACCGACGCGTTCGGCGGTGCCGCCGCGATGACGGCTGCGCACGCCCTCTTCCACGAGGACAGCCGCCACCTGCTCAACTACCGGCCATGGCCACGAACGTTGGGCCGCCGCGAGACGGCCGTTCTGCTGATGTGCAGCCTGATGCGCGCCGCGAACCTCGACTGGTTCGAGCAAGGAGACGCCTGGGCCAAGGCTGCTGCTCTGCGCCCGGGCCCCGGCGCGCCCGTCCTCGAGCGGTCCCTCGCTCTGCCGGCGGCCATGCAGACGTTGATGTCCGCCGAAGCCCTCAGCCTGTGCCGGGCAGGAGGCCCGCTCGACGGCCACACCGAGTGGATCGCCGCCTTCGAGCGCGCCGGTACCACGCTGGCCTACCTGGCCCTCCAAGGCGAACTGACCCGCGGTCTACGCGCCGTCATCGCCCACCACGTGATCTTCCACGCCAACCGTGCAGGTCTGCCCACCGCGGATCAGCACACCCTGTTCCACATCGCACGAGAGGCAGTCATGAGATCAAGTGACAACACCGCGTCCACGGCAGTAACCGGTTCCCAGGCCGATAGCGTCGGGGCAGTGAACACCGCCACGCTCACCGCGCCCGAAGCCGACGAGGCCGCCCGGCTCCGCAACACCCTTGTAGACAAGATCCAGGCCAACGGCCACGCCCGCACCCCAGCGGTCGAAACCGCCCTGCGCACCGTGCCCCGGCACCTGTTCGTCCCGCAAGCGCCGCTCAGCGACGCCTACGCCAACGCGCCGGTCAACATCAAGTACGACACCGACGGCACATCGATCTCCTGCGCCTCCCAGCCCGACGTCGTCGCCCTCATGCTGGACCAGCTCCAGGCCCAGCCCGGTGAGCGCATCCTCGAACTCGGTGCCGGCACCGGATACAACGCCGCCCTGATCGGCCACATCGTCGGCCCCGACGGACACGTCACGACCCTCGACGTCGATGACGACCTGGTCCAGGGCGCCCGCGAACACCTCGCCGCCACCGGCTTCACCCACGTCGAGGCCCTGACCCGCGACGGAGCCCTCGGCCACGCCGAGGGAGCACCGTACGACCGGATCATCGCCACCGTGGGCGCGCACGGCATCCCGCACGCCTGGCTCGCACAACTCGCCCCCGGCGGCCGGCTCGTCACCCCTCAGCGGCTCAAGGGCAGCGTCTCGCGCTCCATCGTCTACAAGGAGCGCGACGGGCGGTGGCTGTCGTGCGGCTCGCAGATGAACACCTTCATGCCGCTCAGGCGCGGAATCGCCGACGACGACCGGCGCATCGTCCCGCTCACCGCGGACGGCACCGTACGGCTCCAGGCTCCCGCCGGGCAGCAGATCGACGCCGACGCCCTCACCGGTGTCCTGGACGAGCCGCGCATCGAGGAGCGGACCGGCATGACGGTCCGCGCCATGGAGAGCCCGGAGTGGATGGAGCTGTTCGTCTCCTGCTCCCTGCCCTGCGGGCTGATCCGTATGCTGTTCCCTGCGACCGCCAAGGGCACCGTGCTGACCGAGGACCCGTACCCGTCCTCCACGGCGGCCGTGGACAAGGGCGCGGTCACCTACCTCGCCCGGCGCCCTTCCGAGAAGAAGACTCCCGAGGGCGGCAAGCTCTGGGAGTTCGGCGTCATCGGCCACGGACCCGGCAGCGAGGAACTGGTCGCGAAGGTCGCCGACGCCATCCGCACCTGGGACCGCGCCTACCGCGGCCGTGAAGCAACGTTCGAGATCCTTCCGCTCGACGGCCCTGCGATCGAGCCGCAGCCCGGTGTCTTCCTTCTCAACACCCCGCTGAACCGCGTCCTTGTCACCTGGCAGTAG
- a CDS encoding lanthionine synthetase LanC family protein, giving the protein MIWTTNAPSLACSPAQLRATVDAGLCHGVSGLAHLASRTADDASPATAAELRAVLPCLLATLIPPGAAPEEATTALVSDPAGPGLLDGAAGIALAALSTAGAKPRTSWDACLLIA; this is encoded by the coding sequence ATGATCTGGACGACGAATGCGCCTTCCCTGGCCTGCTCTCCCGCGCAGCTGCGCGCCACGGTGGATGCCGGGCTCTGCCACGGTGTCTCCGGGCTCGCCCATCTCGCCTCCCGCACTGCCGACGACGCCTCCCCCGCCACCGCCGCCGAACTGCGCGCCGTCCTCCCCTGCCTGCTCGCCACGCTCATCCCGCCCGGCGCAGCACCCGAGGAGGCGACAACCGCGCTCGTGAGCGACCCTGCGGGACCCGGCCTCCTCGATGGCGCCGCGGGGATAGCGCTGGCAGCTCTTTCCACCGCCGGTGCCAAGCCGCGCACCAGCTGGGACGCCTGCCTGCTCATCGCGTAG
- a CDS encoding SMI1/KNR4 family protein: MEISSLLGIEIPSDFRELAESYPTLEFDGFWRIPLPVPGRERDFVDGIFQELEVLRDLQEEDMAEGYVAHPEPGGLIPWSESLSGDVFYWRVTGGNSDSWPVVVNSRNLEWWEFSGGALVFLVGIIDGSIERRGLPGDVPGPNPKVRVYMG, encoded by the coding sequence GTGGAAATTTCCTCCTTGCTTGGAATTGAAATTCCCAGCGACTTCCGAGAACTGGCAGAAAGCTATCCGACCCTTGAATTCGATGGATTCTGGCGCATCCCGCTTCCAGTTCCTGGACGTGAACGAGACTTTGTCGACGGAATCTTCCAAGAGCTGGAAGTTCTGAGGGACCTCCAAGAGGAAGATATGGCCGAGGGGTATGTTGCGCACCCGGAACCCGGTGGCTTGATTCCGTGGAGCGAGTCGTTGTCTGGCGACGTCTTTTACTGGCGCGTGACGGGTGGGAACTCCGACAGTTGGCCAGTCGTTGTTAACAGTCGAAACTTGGAGTGGTGGGAATTCTCCGGCGGTGCGCTAGTCTTTCTTGTCGGAATTATCGATGGCAGCATCGAGCGGCGAGGCCTGCCAGGCGATGTACCTGGACCTAATCCCAAGGTCCGCGTCTATATGGGTTGA
- a CDS encoding GNAT family N-acetyltransferase, which yields MPLRWDWLRPVVAVPFVPTIGPVHPSVLTMDLFADTLTAATTGRFLHYDKDIRWSNSKTETILVADIVHRPGQTLIPTLLQRGTATVKVHVYATQPDSAHVARDWARELAARHGTAQAKTIRFAGPEVPDGRGTRIQLKDFTTHPCPAPGGPVRPFHQWPRHTRASFEDLAAELAADGFAFLHRQMPNARVGPVLTAVVDETVAGAIGPMWSPRSTAGPATGRYLRPATGWPV from the coding sequence ATGCCATTGCGTTGGGACTGGCTCCGCCCCGTGGTTGCGGTGCCCTTCGTGCCGACCATCGGCCCCGTGCACCCGTCAGTCCTCACCATGGACCTCTTCGCAGACACCCTGACCGCAGCGACCACCGGCCGCTTCCTGCACTACGACAAAGACATCCGCTGGTCCAACAGCAAGACCGAGACCATCCTGGTCGCGGACATCGTCCACCGACCGGGCCAGACGCTCATCCCCACCCTGCTGCAACGCGGCACCGCAACCGTCAAAGTCCACGTCTACGCGACACAGCCCGACAGCGCACACGTCGCCAGAGACTGGGCCCGCGAACTCGCCGCACGGCACGGCACCGCACAGGCGAAAACCATCCGCTTCGCCGGACCAGAGGTACCCGACGGACGCGGCACACGCATCCAGCTCAAGGACTTCACCACGCATCCCTGCCCGGCCCCCGGCGGGCCCGTCCGCCCGTTCCACCAGTGGCCCCGCCACACGCGCGCCAGCTTCGAAGACCTCGCCGCCGAACTGGCCGCAGACGGCTTCGCCTTCCTGCACCGCCAGATGCCCAATGCACGCGTAGGCCCGGTCCTCACCGCCGTCGTGGACGAGACGGTGGCCGGCGCCATCGGACCGATGTGGAGTCCACGATCCACAGCGGGTCCAGCCACAGGTCGGTATCTGCGGCCAGCGACCGGATGGCCCGTTTGA
- a CDS encoding SDR family oxidoreductase has translation MTILIVGGSGFLGSELVRQARAAGHTTVATYTTKAGTASPSAWRPLDLRDAGSLDAIMAEVNPRVVINASSGRADWAVTAQGPLQLAMVAAKRATRLVHMSTDAVFSGAGRVHYDESCLPDPITPYGAAKAAAETGVLAVHPKAAVVRTSLIIGHGRSVHERLVHQLAAGTVDGALFTDDIRCPVHVSDLAAAVLELALSSAAGIHHAAGADALSRHELGLLIARRDGLDNSRLPTGLRAESTVPGALDVRLDSQTTQGSLHTPLRGAREFLHLREDGRPGQRG, from the coding sequence ATGACGATTCTCATCGTTGGCGGGTCCGGCTTCCTGGGGTCCGAACTGGTCCGGCAGGCGAGAGCGGCGGGACACACGACGGTCGCGACGTACACGACCAAGGCGGGCACCGCCTCCCCGAGCGCATGGCGCCCCCTCGATCTGCGGGACGCGGGAAGCCTCGACGCCATCATGGCCGAGGTGAACCCACGCGTCGTCATCAACGCATCGAGCGGCCGCGCCGACTGGGCGGTTACGGCACAAGGCCCGCTCCAGCTCGCCATGGTCGCAGCGAAGCGCGCAACCCGCTTGGTCCACATGTCCACCGACGCGGTATTCTCCGGCGCCGGCCGCGTCCACTACGACGAGTCCTGTCTCCCGGACCCCATCACCCCCTACGGCGCAGCCAAGGCAGCCGCGGAGACCGGGGTCCTCGCGGTGCACCCGAAAGCCGCCGTCGTCCGCACGTCGCTAATCATCGGCCACGGGCGTTCCGTGCACGAGCGCCTGGTCCACCAACTCGCCGCTGGTACGGTCGACGGAGCCCTGTTCACCGACGACATTCGGTGCCCGGTCCACGTCTCAGACCTGGCCGCCGCAGTGCTGGAACTGGCGCTGAGCAGCGCTGCGGGAATCCACCATGCCGCGGGAGCCGATGCCCTGAGCCGCCACGAACTCGGCCTCCTCATCGCAAGGCGCGACGGTCTCGACAACTCCCGGCTGCCCACCGGCCTCCGAGCCGAGAGCACCGTTCCCGGAGCCCTTGACGTGCGTCTCGACAGTCAGACGACACAGGGGTCTTTGCACACCCCCCTGCGTGGCGCCCGGGAGTTCCTCCACCTCCGGGAGGACGGGCGGCCCGGACAGCGTGGCTGA
- a CDS encoding GNAT family N-acetyltransferase — protein sequence MTSDEVLLRRACAADARAAADVWLRSYAAALPTVRCAHDERDVRDWFARVLVPQYETWVAVTGNSVVGLLVLKEEEVKQLYLEPQWRGRGLGDRFMSLAKQQQPDGLSLWTFQVNGPARRFYQRHGFTEAERTDGQRNDEREPDVRYIWHPQT from the coding sequence ATGACCAGCGACGAAGTCCTCCTCCGCCGTGCCTGCGCCGCCGACGCACGCGCCGCGGCCGATGTGTGGCTGCGCTCCTACGCCGCGGCGCTGCCGACCGTGCGCTGCGCACACGACGAACGCGACGTGCGGGACTGGTTCGCCCGCGTGCTCGTGCCGCAGTACGAGACCTGGGTCGCCGTCACCGGGAACAGCGTGGTCGGCCTGTTGGTGCTCAAGGAAGAGGAGGTGAAGCAGCTCTACCTCGAACCGCAATGGCGCGGACGGGGCCTCGGCGACCGGTTCATGTCCCTGGCCAAACAGCAGCAGCCTGACGGCCTGTCGCTATGGACGTTCCAGGTCAATGGCCCGGCCCGGCGTTTCTACCAGCGGCACGGCTTCACCGAGGCCGAGCGCACCGACGGTCAGCGCAACGACGAGCGCGAGCCCGATGTCCGCTACATCTGGCATCCACAGACGTAG
- a CDS encoding UDP-glucose dehydrogenase family protein, translating to MRVSVIGCGHLGIPHAAAMAELGHEVIGVDVDQAKVDRLNAGECPIYEIGLPELLARHTHSGRLRFTTDIREAADFAELHFIGVGTPIDADGRSYDTAQVFGAVRQLAPHLDRACTIVGKSTVTVGTTIQVTALAQRLAPAGDRVDVVWNPEFLREGHAVEDTLRPDRLIAGVSTAEGEKAIRAVYAGIIDAGAPIFITDPQTAELAKGAANTFLGLKISYINAVADMCEAAGGDVSQIVDILGIDPRIGAGGMRPGIGYGGGCLPKDVRAFTASARQLGAEQAATLLRAAEEINEHRTHVALGLITRALGDRPIKGARITVWGAAFKPGTNDVRDSPALALCQELQQAGGVVTVHDPQAVPTAMVRNPELDYTDDLAASLDGADLVVLATEWPEYRQAVPHTLVDRPANPLLVDCRTTLDPEPWRAAGWTVRQLGRPGK from the coding sequence ATGCGTGTTTCCGTGATCGGCTGCGGTCACCTCGGCATCCCGCACGCGGCGGCGATGGCCGAGCTCGGCCACGAGGTCATCGGCGTGGACGTCGACCAGGCCAAGGTCGATCGGCTCAACGCCGGCGAATGCCCCATCTACGAGATCGGCCTGCCGGAACTGCTCGCCCGCCATACCCACAGCGGGCGTCTGCGCTTCACCACCGACATCCGCGAGGCCGCCGACTTCGCCGAGCTGCACTTCATCGGTGTCGGCACTCCCATCGACGCTGACGGCCGCTCCTACGACACCGCACAGGTCTTCGGCGCGGTCCGTCAGCTCGCTCCCCACCTCGACCGCGCGTGCACGATCGTCGGGAAGTCCACCGTCACCGTCGGCACCACCATCCAGGTCACCGCCCTCGCGCAGCGCCTGGCCCCCGCCGGCGACCGGGTCGACGTCGTATGGAACCCGGAGTTCCTGCGCGAAGGCCACGCCGTCGAGGACACCCTCCGCCCGGACCGGCTCATCGCCGGCGTCTCCACCGCGGAGGGCGAGAAGGCGATCCGCGCGGTGTACGCCGGGATCATCGACGCGGGCGCGCCGATCTTCATCACCGACCCGCAGACCGCCGAACTGGCCAAGGGCGCCGCGAATACGTTCTTGGGCTTGAAGATCAGCTACATCAACGCCGTCGCCGACATGTGCGAGGCCGCGGGCGGCGACGTCTCCCAGATCGTGGACATCCTCGGCATCGACCCCCGCATCGGCGCCGGGGGCATGCGGCCCGGGATCGGCTACGGCGGCGGCTGCCTCCCCAAGGACGTCCGGGCCTTCACCGCATCCGCCCGGCAGCTCGGCGCCGAGCAGGCCGCGACCCTCCTGCGGGCCGCCGAGGAGATCAACGAGCACCGCACGCACGTCGCCCTCGGGCTCATCACCCGTGCCTTGGGCGACCGACCCATCAAGGGCGCCCGGATCACCGTGTGGGGCGCCGCGTTCAAGCCCGGCACCAACGATGTGCGCGATTCTCCGGCCCTTGCCCTCTGCCAGGAACTCCAGCAGGCCGGCGGCGTCGTCACCGTCCACGACCCGCAGGCCGTGCCCACGGCGATGGTCCGCAACCCGGAGCTGGACTACACCGACGACCTGGCCGCCTCCCTCGACGGCGCGGACCTCGTCGTCCTGGCTACCGAGTGGCCCGAGTACCGGCAGGCCGTTCCCCACACCTTGGTGGACCGCCCGGCCAACCCCCTGCTCGTCGACTGCCGGACCACCCTCGACCCCGAGCCCTGGCGCGCTGCGGGATGGACCGTTCGCCAGCTCGGGCGTCCGGGGAAGTAG